One region of Bosea sp. 29B genomic DNA includes:
- a CDS encoding ABC transporter substrate-binding protein, with protein sequence MSDTFKIAASALALLSALATTASAEPAQSIRIGLVTTLTGPPAVLGQHTRDGFQLAIKQLGGKIAGIPAEVLVVDDELKPEVGIQRVQQLIERDKVDAIVGIVFSNILMATARRMVDGQTVFIGTNAGPSPIAGARCSPYLFSAAYQNDQNAEAMGRHATQKGYRKIVVVAPNYQAGKDVVAGFKREYKGEIVDEIFVPLTQPDFSGDLAKIVAAKADAAFVFMPGGLGVTFVKQWRQAGVTLPMLSAHTIDETNLPALQDAAVGTSGVTNWSPALDVPASRAFVEAFKAEYKYTPANYAAHAYDAAIWLNAAATSLKGEIADRTKLIEALRKTRFDSVRGRFAIGPNQFPIQDYYLVAVKKRDDGSYATEIESKIAEGLPDAYGKDCKMPF encoded by the coding sequence ATGTCTGACACGTTCAAGATTGCCGCGAGCGCGCTGGCGCTGCTCTCAGCCCTTGCGACGACGGCGTCGGCCGAGCCAGCCCAATCGATCAGGATCGGCCTTGTCACCACCCTGACCGGGCCGCCGGCGGTGCTCGGCCAGCACACCCGCGACGGCTTCCAACTCGCGATCAAGCAGCTCGGTGGCAAGATCGCGGGCATCCCGGCCGAGGTGCTCGTCGTCGACGACGAGCTGAAGCCCGAGGTCGGCATCCAGCGCGTGCAGCAGCTGATCGAGCGCGACAAGGTCGACGCCATCGTCGGCATCGTCTTCTCCAACATCCTGATGGCGACGGCCCGGCGCATGGTCGACGGCCAGACCGTCTTCATCGGCACCAATGCCGGCCCGTCCCCGATCGCTGGCGCAAGATGCAGCCCCTATCTGTTCTCGGCCGCCTACCAGAACGACCAGAACGCCGAGGCGATGGGGCGCCACGCCACGCAGAAGGGCTATCGCAAGATCGTGGTCGTCGCGCCCAACTACCAGGCTGGCAAGGACGTCGTCGCCGGCTTCAAGCGGGAATACAAGGGCGAGATCGTCGACGAGATCTTCGTGCCGCTGACGCAGCCGGACTTCTCAGGCGATCTCGCCAAGATCGTCGCCGCGAAGGCGGACGCGGCCTTCGTCTTCATGCCGGGCGGCCTCGGCGTCACCTTCGTCAAGCAATGGCGACAGGCCGGCGTCACGCTGCCGATGCTGTCGGCTCACACCATCGACGAGACCAACCTGCCGGCGCTGCAGGACGCGGCGGTCGGGACCTCCGGCGTCACCAACTGGTCGCCCGCGCTCGACGTGCCGGCGAGCCGCGCCTTCGTCGAGGCCTTCAAGGCGGAGTACAAGTATACGCCCGCCAACTATGCCGCGCACGCCTATGACGCGGCGATCTGGCTGAACGCCGCCGCGACCTCCCTGAAGGGCGAGATCGCCGACCGCACGAAGCTGATCGAGGCCTTGCGCAAGACCAGGTTCGACTCCGTGCGCGGGCGCTTCGCGATCGGGCCGAACCAGTTCCCGATCCAGGACTATTATCTCGTCGCGGTGAAGAAACGCGATGACGGCAGCTACGCTACCGAGATCGAGAGCAAGATCGCCGAAGGGCTGCCGGACGCCTATGGCAAGGACTGCAAGATGCCGTTCTGA
- a CDS encoding FAD-binding oxidoreductase, whose protein sequence is MAEAFFNEVAAAVGAEWINRSEETLRRYGENTMPGGDRRPLGVVYPGSTAEVQAIVKAANRHGVALYPVSTGNNIGLGSRSAVHSGQVVLDLGRRMNRILEIDETLAFAVVEPGVSYQAMYDELVRRGDKFMVDVTSGPPQGGMLGNALDKGAGYGPYFDHFGFSCGMEIVLGNGEVLRTGDGALAGSELPNWHVSKYSFGPILDGLFAQSNFGIVTRMGIWLLPRPPAVRSFHFTYPDDDDLAEIVDICRALKLSNFVPTLLRVANDVYLCGSEHPSPEYTPGSRVSISDAGRRALREKDRLGAWTVSGAFYGLSMAAIEPQIERVRAAFGKSGKATYIPHEEALGFHALQVAINACSGVPGVGELGLLKWRPGGGNLWFLPGTPMVGSIANECQRISRRIYAEHGMDYMIMNVCSARFARGLHVITFDRENPDENARANACYEALARAYAERGIFVGRAPLDYHALHMGQAMPAFRDSCTAIKAALDPAGVIAPGRYGIG, encoded by the coding sequence ATGGCGGAGGCATTCTTCAACGAGGTCGCTGCGGCGGTCGGGGCCGAGTGGATCAACCGCAGCGAGGAGACGCTGCGCCGCTATGGCGAGAACACCATGCCGGGCGGCGACCGGCGCCCGCTCGGCGTGGTCTATCCCGGCAGCACAGCCGAGGTGCAGGCGATCGTGAAGGCGGCGAACCGCCATGGCGTCGCGCTCTATCCGGTCAGCACCGGCAACAATATCGGGCTCGGCAGCCGCTCGGCGGTGCATTCCGGGCAGGTCGTGCTCGATCTCGGGCGCCGGATGAACCGCATCCTCGAGATCGACGAGACGCTGGCCTTCGCCGTGGTCGAGCCCGGCGTCAGCTACCAGGCGATGTATGACGAACTGGTCCGGCGTGGCGACAAGTTCATGGTCGACGTCACCTCCGGACCGCCGCAGGGCGGCATGCTCGGCAATGCGCTCGACAAGGGCGCCGGCTACGGCCCCTATTTCGACCATTTCGGCTTCTCCTGCGGCATGGAGATCGTGCTCGGGAATGGCGAGGTGCTGCGCACCGGTGATGGCGCGCTCGCCGGCTCCGAGCTGCCGAACTGGCATGTCAGCAAATACAGCTTCGGCCCGATCCTCGATGGGCTGTTCGCCCAGTCGAATTTCGGCATCGTCACGCGCATGGGCATCTGGTTGCTGCCGCGCCCGCCGGCGGTGCGCAGCTTCCACTTCACCTATCCCGATGATGACGACCTCGCCGAGATCGTCGACATCTGCCGGGCGCTCAAGCTCTCAAACTTCGTGCCGACGCTGCTGCGCGTCGCCAACGACGTCTATCTCTGCGGCTCCGAGCACCCCAGTCCCGAATACACCCCCGGCAGCCGTGTCTCGATCTCCGATGCCGGCCGGCGGGCGCTGCGCGAGAAGGACAGGCTCGGCGCCTGGACGGTGTCGGGCGCCTTCTATGGTCTGAGCATGGCGGCGATCGAACCGCAGATCGAGCGCGTGCGCGCCGCCTTCGGCAAGTCCGGCAAGGCGACCTACATCCCGCATGAGGAGGCGCTCGGCTTCCACGCGCTGCAGGTCGCGATCAACGCCTGCTCGGGCGTTCCCGGCGTCGGCGAGCTCGGCCTGCTGAAATGGCGGCCTGGCGGCGGCAATCTCTGGTTCCTGCCGGGCACGCCGATGGTCGGCAGCATCGCCAACGAGTGCCAGCGCATCTCGCGCCGGATCTATGCCGAGCACGGCATGGACTACATGATCATGAACGTCTGCAGCGCCCGCTTCGCCCGCGGCCTGCACGTCATCACCTTCGACCGCGAAAACCCCGACGAGAACGCCCGCGCCAACGCCTGCTACGAGGCGCTCGCCCGGGCCTATGCCGAACGCGGCATCTTCGTCGGCCGCGCCCCGCTCGACTACCACGCGCTGCATATGGGCCAGGCCATGCCGGCCTTCCGCGACAGCTGCACGGCGATCAAGGCCGCGCTCGACCCGGCCGGCGTGATCGCGCCCGGGCGCTACGGCATCGGCTGA
- the glcF gene encoding glycolate oxidase subunit GlcF, producing MQTDFTAEQLRDPAIREAADILGTCVHYGFCTNTCPTYVLSRDENESPRGRIDLIRAMLESGGPPKPQTVAHLDSCLSCLSCMTTCAAKVDYAHLIDRARIHVERHHRRPPAERALRALLAFVLPRPRLFQVALKLGRLGRPLQRLLPARLRPLLAMIPERAQGQILAPHVFRAEGEKRARVALLAGCAQQALDANINAATIRLLTRHGCEVVVAAGAGCCGSLTLHMGREDEAMAAAAANVRAWMRERRGEGLDSVIVNASGCGTTVKDYGHLLARAELAGEAKEIAGIARDVTEFIAGIGLRPVAPGRPRLRVTYHDACSMQHGQRVTRQPRDLLRAAGFEVVDVPEKHFCCGSAGTYNLLQPATAETLGRRKADHIDSTAPDVVAAGNIGCLTQLRRYVGAPMAHTVELLDWATGGPLPPALAGVTLTSRPPPQPEEAPATAASGAPAPNDDAGFW from the coding sequence ATGCAGACGGATTTCACGGCCGAGCAATTGCGCGATCCCGCGATCCGGGAAGCCGCCGACATCCTCGGCACCTGCGTGCATTACGGCTTCTGCACCAATACCTGCCCAACCTATGTACTGAGCCGGGATGAGAACGAATCCCCGCGCGGGCGCATCGACCTGATCCGCGCCATGCTGGAGAGCGGCGGCCCGCCGAAGCCGCAGACCGTCGCGCATCTCGACAGCTGCCTCTCCTGCCTGTCCTGCATGACCACCTGCGCGGCCAAGGTCGACTATGCGCATCTGATCGATCGCGCCCGAATCCATGTCGAGCGTCATCATCGTCGCCCGCCGGCCGAGCGCGCCTTGCGGGCGCTGCTCGCCTTCGTGCTGCCGCGGCCGCGCTTGTTTCAGGTCGCGCTGAAGCTCGGCCGGCTCGGTCGGCCCCTGCAAAGGCTGCTGCCGGCGCGGCTGCGGCCGCTTCTGGCGATGATCCCGGAGCGGGCGCAAGGGCAGATACTGGCGCCGCATGTGTTCAGGGCGGAGGGCGAGAAGAGGGCGCGTGTGGCGTTGCTCGCCGGCTGCGCCCAGCAGGCGCTCGATGCCAACATCAACGCGGCGACGATCCGGCTGCTGACGCGGCATGGCTGCGAGGTCGTCGTTGCCGCGGGAGCCGGCTGCTGTGGCTCGCTGACGCTGCATATGGGGCGCGAGGACGAGGCGATGGCGGCGGCTGCCGCCAATGTCCGCGCCTGGATGCGCGAGCGCCGCGGCGAGGGGCTCGACTCCGTGATCGTCAACGCCTCCGGCTGCGGCACCACGGTCAAGGATTACGGCCATCTCCTGGCCCGGGCGGAGCTTGCCGGCGAGGCCAAGGAGATCGCCGGCATCGCCCGCGACGTCACCGAATTCATCGCCGGCATCGGGCTCCGGCCGGTCGCGCCAGGGCGGCCGCGGCTGCGCGTCACCTATCACGACGCCTGCTCGATGCAGCACGGCCAGCGTGTCACCCGGCAGCCGCGCGACCTGCTGCGCGCCGCCGGCTTCGAGGTGGTGGACGTGCCGGAGAAGCATTTCTGCTGCGGCTCGGCCGGGACCTACAACCTGCTCCAGCCTGCGACGGCCGAGACCCTGGGCCGGCGCAAGGCGGACCATATCGACAGCACGGCGCCAGACGTCGTGGCGGCCGGCAATATCGGCTGCCTGACGCAGCTGCGGCGCTATGTCGGCGCGCCGATGGCCCACACCGTCGAGCTGCTGGACTGGGCGACGGGCGGCCCGCTGCCGCCGGCCCTCGCGGGCGTGACGCTGACGAGCCGACCCCCGCCGCAGCCGGAGGAGGCGCCGGCGACGGCGGCATCTGGCGCCCCGGCGCCGAACGACGACGCCGGCTTCTGGTGA
- a CDS encoding helix-turn-helix domain-containing protein: MGTIVWGTEGLEPDSGFDYWRETVCRAVLNVTTEAPDPQEAFHGSITGRSFGDVRIASFRSTRHDVVRTSRHVAQGDDSVLVSLQERGECQLSQGDERLLLKPGEIGLVDGARPFRLSFSEDVRRVVAVLPRRTLLLKAPWLVRGRPHRIALSSRFVSLARRHLLELARHGEIMDEMSASLLADNLCNLIGLSSDAAGPGPDRLHEAILAFCRGRLGDETLSPGAVAAHFNISLRTLHARFAGTGESFGRWLLATRLEESRRALLDPRRAGEGIASIAYSAGFNDLSVFNRAFRNRFGMTPSDLRGTRRN, translated from the coding sequence ATGGGGACCATCGTTTGGGGCACGGAAGGTCTCGAACCCGATTCCGGGTTCGACTACTGGCGCGAGACCGTCTGCCGCGCCGTGCTCAACGTCACGACCGAGGCGCCCGATCCGCAGGAGGCCTTCCACGGCTCGATCACCGGGCGCAGCTTCGGCGATGTCAGGATCGCGAGCTTCCGCTCGACCCGGCACGATGTCGTGCGCACCTCCCGCCATGTCGCGCAAGGCGACGACAGCGTCCTCGTCAGCCTGCAGGAGCGCGGCGAATGCCAGCTCTCGCAGGGCGACGAACGGCTCCTGCTCAAGCCAGGCGAGATCGGGCTCGTCGATGGCGCGCGGCCGTTCCGCCTCTCCTTCTCGGAGGATGTCCGGCGCGTCGTCGCCGTGCTTCCGCGCCGGACTCTGCTGCTCAAGGCGCCCTGGCTCGTGCGCGGCCGGCCGCACCGCATCGCGCTCTCCTCGCGCTTCGTCTCGCTGGCGCGGCGCCACCTCCTCGAGCTCGCCCGCCATGGCGAGATCATGGACGAGATGTCGGCGAGCCTGCTCGCCGACAATCTCTGCAATCTGATCGGGCTGTCGAGCGACGCCGCCGGCCCCGGGCCCGACCGCTTGCATGAGGCGATCCTCGCCTTCTGCCGCGGACGGCTCGGCGACGAGACACTGTCGCCGGGCGCCGTCGCGGCGCATTTCAACATCTCGCTGCGCACGCTGCATGCGCGCTTTGCCGGAACAGGCGAGAGCTTCGGGCGCTGGCTGCTGGCGACGCGGCTGGAGGAGAGCCGCCGCGCTCTGCTCGATCCGCGCCGCGCCGGCGAAGGCATCGCTTCCATTGCCTATTCCGCCGGCTTCAACGATCTCTCCGTCTTCAACCGGGCCTTCCGCAACCGCTTCGGCATGACGCCGTCCGATCTGCGCGGCACGAGGCGCAACTGA